Proteins from a genomic interval of Tenacibaculum sp. SZ-18:
- a CDS encoding S41 family peptidase, translating to MKFKGILLLVVGLILNKSIAQNLIRNPQISPDASTIAFSYYGDIWVYNVNSKLSKRLTINKGYDSNPIWNLNGTKLAFASNRKGNTNVFTTTLQGGIPKQLTYYPTSNTPTDWTKAGDVVFTTKRVYAGPEWDQQIYEVNENGGTPERFLTAYGSDAVIAPNGLVAYVKGACRVAREDYSGSAQRDIWIFNPKTKNYIQITTSNKNDHNPAWDSNNNLYYLGAESGRYNIYKQKVSADGNTSGNPEQLTSLKVDGVRSFSVSKSGAIVYTSGIETFLLKDGKTTKLSIDVISDNLFAEESVSTMRNGANDFAISPNGKKIALNIAGEMFVKHNDKEKKHANNVTKDYHRDNGAGWLDDKTAIYLSDKDGSFQIYSVRSADDKVGLERSLKLEHNKLTKEKEDVAYFVVSPDRKKIAYGVGRGKLIVADIKDGKIENREVFIDSWTDASGLSWSPDSEYIAYSLEDLNFDSEIFIHSVKDKSKQMNVSMHPRSDTSPVWSQDGKKLAFLSNRSGLNYDVWMVWLQKEDWEKTKTDRDQGDYYIAEEPKKDKKEGKDAKKKDKKPAKKKITVTIDEDRLYERLVQVTSLSDNEYSMAFSADSKNIYFSATDPSTKRRNLYKVKWDGTAPKIVKGASGFFNLSFQNGKLYFTSRGVLKELNTKSDKITSLPHTAIVKKNVLKEREQIFDEGIRALTAGFYDPNFHGYDWKSLVKKYKPWVLAATTHEDYTYMFNLLLGQLNASHMGYRGFAPRNESEKIGLLGLEVKNVSNGVKVEYVLSNSVADKIKSKLNVGDVITSVNGTKIDSKTNFYSLLKNTINNEILLTLASGKEVVLRPQRTLNTLQYEEWIESRKKLVEKYSNGQLGYIHIRGMSMPSFERFERELKASGYGKKGIVIDVRYNGGGWTTDRLMAVLNVKQHAYTIPRGAAKSLKDHKKFTGNYPFNERAILSVNTKPVVALCNENSYSNAEIFSHAFKNLGLGKLVGQPTFGAVISTGGQSLQNGYIRMPFRAWFVKASGKNMENEAPAVPDYLIKNAPGWKERGEDAQLKKAVEVLLQDIN from the coding sequence ATGAAATTTAAAGGTATACTTCTTTTAGTAGTAGGTCTTATTTTAAATAAGTCTATTGCCCAAAATTTAATTCGTAACCCACAAATAAGTCCCGATGCAAGTACAATAGCTTTTAGTTATTATGGAGACATTTGGGTTTATAATGTCAACTCAAAATTATCCAAAAGACTAACAATAAATAAAGGTTACGACAGTAATCCAATTTGGAATTTAAATGGTACTAAACTTGCTTTTGCTTCGAATAGAAAAGGAAATACAAATGTTTTTACAACGACACTTCAAGGTGGAATTCCAAAACAATTAACGTATTATCCAACATCAAATACACCAACAGATTGGACAAAGGCAGGAGACGTTGTTTTTACAACAAAAAGAGTCTATGCAGGGCCAGAATGGGATCAACAAATTTATGAAGTAAACGAAAATGGAGGAACTCCTGAACGTTTCTTAACTGCTTATGGATCTGATGCAGTCATTGCACCAAACGGTCTAGTCGCTTATGTAAAAGGCGCATGTAGAGTTGCTAGAGAAGATTACAGTGGTTCTGCGCAAAGAGATATTTGGATTTTCAATCCAAAAACAAAAAATTACATTCAAATTACAACGAGTAATAAAAATGATCATAATCCAGCTTGGGATTCTAACAATAATTTATACTATTTAGGAGCTGAAAGTGGACGATATAATATCTACAAGCAAAAAGTTTCTGCGGATGGAAACACAAGTGGAAATCCAGAACAATTAACCAGTTTAAAAGTGGATGGTGTTCGTTCGTTTTCTGTAAGTAAAAGTGGTGCAATTGTGTACACTAGCGGAATTGAAACATTTTTATTAAAAGATGGAAAAACAACTAAACTATCTATTGATGTAATCTCTGATAATCTTTTTGCAGAAGAGAGTGTTTCTACTATGAGAAATGGAGCAAATGACTTTGCAATTTCTCCAAATGGTAAGAAAATAGCCTTGAACATCGCAGGAGAGATGTTTGTGAAACATAACGATAAAGAAAAGAAACATGCTAACAATGTAACTAAAGACTATCATAGAGATAATGGTGCAGGTTGGTTAGATGATAAAACAGCAATATACTTATCTGATAAAGATGGAAGTTTCCAGATTTATAGCGTTCGTTCAGCAGATGATAAAGTTGGATTAGAAAGATCATTAAAATTAGAGCACAATAAGTTAACAAAAGAAAAAGAAGATGTAGCTTATTTTGTTGTATCTCCTGATAGAAAGAAGATTGCTTACGGTGTTGGTAGAGGTAAATTAATTGTAGCTGATATCAAAGATGGTAAAATAGAAAATAGAGAAGTTTTTATTGATAGTTGGACAGATGCAAGTGGTTTATCTTGGAGTCCAGATAGTGAATACATCGCATACTCATTAGAAGATTTGAATTTTGATAGCGAAATATTTATTCATTCCGTAAAAGATAAATCGAAGCAGATGAATGTTAGTATGCATCCAAGAAGTGATACAAGTCCTGTATGGAGTCAAGATGGTAAAAAATTAGCTTTCTTATCTAATAGGAGTGGTTTAAATTACGATGTTTGGATGGTTTGGTTACAAAAAGAAGATTGGGAAAAAACAAAAACAGATAGAGATCAGGGTGATTATTATATAGCTGAAGAACCTAAAAAAGACAAAAAAGAAGGAAAGGATGCTAAGAAGAAGGATAAGAAGCCAGCAAAGAAAAAGATAACTGTTACTATAGATGAGGACAGATTATATGAAAGATTAGTTCAAGTAACATCATTATCAGATAATGAATACAGTATGGCGTTTAGTGCTGATAGCAAAAATATTTATTTCTCTGCAACAGATCCTTCTACAAAAAGAAGAAATTTATATAAAGTAAAGTGGGATGGAACTGCCCCAAAAATAGTGAAAGGAGCTTCAGGTTTCTTTAATTTATCTTTTCAAAACGGGAAATTATACTTTACCTCTAGAGGGGTTTTAAAAGAACTGAATACAAAATCTGATAAAATAACTTCATTACCTCATACTGCAATTGTAAAGAAAAATGTTCTGAAAGAAAGAGAACAAATATTTGATGAAGGAATTCGTGCGTTAACTGCAGGGTTTTATGATCCAAATTTCCATGGATACGATTGGAAATCACTAGTAAAAAAATACAAGCCTTGGGTTTTAGCTGCCACTACGCATGAAGATTATACTTACATGTTTAATTTGTTATTAGGTCAGCTAAATGCAAGTCACATGGGGTATAGAGGTTTTGCTCCAAGAAATGAAAGTGAGAAAATTGGTTTACTCGGTTTAGAGGTTAAAAATGTAAGTAATGGAGTTAAAGTTGAATACGTACTTTCTAATTCAGTTGCTGATAAAATTAAAAGTAAATTAAACGTTGGAGATGTAATTACTTCTGTTAACGGAACAAAAATTGATTCGAAAACAAATTTCTATAGCTTACTAAAGAATACAATTAATAATGAGATTTTATTGACTTTAGCCTCTGGGAAAGAAGTCGTGTTACGTCCGCAAAGAACTTTAAACACTTTACAGTATGAAGAGTGGATTGAATCAAGAAAAAAGCTTGTAGAAAAATATTCAAACGGACAATTAGGTTATATCCATATTAGAGGAATGAGTATGCCGAGTTTTGAGCGTTTTGAAAGAGAATTAAAAGCAAGCGGTTACGGTAAAAAAGGTATTGTAATTGACGTAAGATATAATGGTGGAGGTTGGACAACGGACAGATTAATGGCTGTGTTAAATGTAAAACAGCACGCCTATACAATTCCAAGAGGAGCTGCAAAATCTTTAAAAGATCATAAAAAGTTTACAGGAAATTACCCATTCAATGAAAGAGCAATTTTATCGGTAAACACAAAACCTGTAGTTGCGTTATGTAATGAGAATAGTTATTCAAATGCAGAAATATTTTCACATGCATTTAAAAATTTAGGTCTCGGTAAGTTAGTAGGACAACCAACTTTTGGTGCTGTAATTTCTACAGGAGGACAAAGTTTACAAAACGGATATATTCGCATGCCGTTCAGAGCTTGGTTTGTAAAAGCTTCAGGGAAAAATATGGAGAATGAGGCGCCAGCTGTTCCAGATTATTTAATCAAAAATGCTCCAGGATGGAAAGAAAGAGGAGAAGATGCTCAATTGAAAAAAGCAGTAGAAGTATTATTACAAGATATAAACTAA
- a CDS encoding VOC family protein, whose protein sequence is MNSCFHVSLPCKNIEETINYYKNQLESVIGRKTKNWVDINLFGHQLTFVLTENFDFQFPFYSLDDEELPSFHFGVILESDEWENTYDRINSQWMFDTVVKKTFFEDKNGEQNTFIVQDPNGYYIEFKTFRRKDEMFI, encoded by the coding sequence ATGAATTCATGTTTTCACGTGTCACTTCCTTGTAAAAACATCGAAGAGACAATTAATTATTACAAAAATCAATTAGAGTCAGTAATCGGAAGAAAAACTAAGAATTGGGTAGATATTAATTTATTCGGGCATCAATTAACTTTTGTTCTTACTGAAAATTTTGATTTTCAGTTTCCCTTTTATTCATTAGATGATGAAGAGTTACCATCTTTTCACTTTGGAGTAATATTAGAAAGTGATGAATGGGAAAACACTTATGATAGAATTAACAGTCAATGGATGTTTGATACCGTGGTGAAAAAAACATTTTTTGAAGACAAAAATGGAGAGCAAAATACCTTTATAGTTCAAGATCCAAACGGGTATTACATAGAGTTTAAAACTTTTAGAAGAAAAGACGAGATGTTCATATAA
- the trpA gene encoding tryptophan synthase subunit alpha encodes MNSIQQIFQKKDKNLLSIFFTAGFPDLNGTERIISQLGSNGVDFIEVGLPYSDPLADGPTIQHSSSVALKNGMNLDVVFEQLQALKDINTTPLVLMGYVNQIIKYGEDAFCQKVIDCGVDTVIIPDLPMVEYETHYKALFAKYGITNVFLITPKTPDERIRKIDELTEGFIYMVASSSITGAKGEISQQQIDYFERIKSMNLKSKLIIGFGISDNATFTKACEYGNGAIIGSAFIKSLDKDGVEGTAGFIKSIKGE; translated from the coding sequence ATGAATTCAATTCAACAAATATTTCAAAAGAAAGATAAAAACCTTTTATCTATATTTTTTACAGCTGGGTTTCCAGATTTAAATGGAACGGAAAGAATTATTTCGCAATTAGGTAGTAACGGAGTTGATTTTATCGAAGTTGGTTTACCTTATTCAGATCCTTTGGCGGATGGACCAACAATTCAGCATAGTAGTTCTGTAGCATTAAAAAATGGAATGAATTTAGATGTTGTTTTCGAACAACTTCAAGCTTTAAAAGATATTAATACAACACCATTAGTTTTAATGGGATATGTAAACCAAATTATCAAATACGGAGAAGATGCTTTTTGTCAAAAAGTAATTGATTGTGGCGTTGATACTGTGATTATTCCTGATTTACCAATGGTTGAATATGAAACACATTATAAAGCTTTATTCGCGAAGTACGGAATTACGAATGTGTTCTTAATCACACCAAAAACTCCAGATGAGAGAATTCGTAAAATAGATGAGTTAACAGAAGGTTTCATTTACATGGTAGCTTCTTCATCAATTACAGGAGCAAAAGGTGAAATTTCTCAACAGCAAATTGATTATTTCGAAAGAATTAAATCAATGAACTTAAAAAGTAAGTTAATTATTGGATTTGGTATTTCTGATAATGCAACTTTTACAAAAGCTTGTGAATATGGAAATGGAGCGATTATCGGATCTGCTTTTATTAAGAGTTTAGACAAAGATGGAGTGGAGGGAACAGCAGGCTTTATTAAAAGTATAAAAGGAGAATAA
- a CDS encoding TlpA family protein disulfide reductase: MKKYITLSNIIFVLAIALLLYKPSKVWLIRQVAFSPSIEKVEKSARVFNYNWQLKGLNTNDINFTEFKGKVVFLNFWATWCPPCIAELPSVQKFYNDYQDKVAFIFITSEDSEAIIKFFKENEYEFPVYQSNSILNELPPVNSIPRTFVLDKEGNIRIDKSGAANWRSKSFLDFIDEVLVD; encoded by the coding sequence TTGAAAAAATATATCACATTATCTAATATAATTTTTGTTCTAGCTATAGCATTATTATTATATAAGCCAAGCAAGGTTTGGTTAATAAGGCAAGTGGCATTTAGTCCTTCAATAGAGAAGGTCGAAAAAAGTGCTCGTGTATTTAATTATAATTGGCAATTAAAAGGATTAAATACAAATGATATTAACTTTACAGAATTCAAGGGAAAGGTAGTATTCTTAAATTTCTGGGCTACTTGGTGTCCGCCATGTATAGCAGAATTACCTTCAGTTCAAAAGTTTTATAATGATTACCAAGATAAAGTTGCATTTATTTTTATTACATCTGAGGATTCAGAAGCTATCATAAAGTTTTTTAAAGAAAACGAGTACGAATTTCCTGTATATCAATCAAACAGTATATTAAATGAATTACCTCCTGTAAATTCGATACCAAGAACATTTGTATTAGATAAAGAAGGTAATATAAGAATTGATAAATCTGGTGCAGCAAATTGGAGGAGTAAAAGTTTTTTAGATTTTATAGATGAAGTGTTAGTTGATTGA